The segment AGACCTCAGAAACATGTAAAGACATTCTGGAAATCCCCCCAAGTGTCAACAAAAGCTATGTGTGTTTTGGTAATTCTGAGGAGCATTACAACAATGATTTAAGCAGTTCATATGTTACGAGGATAGCTTGTGAGTTCTACTTAGGTGTTTAAATGTGTTTTGgttacattttagaaaactggGGATTTTGTGTTGATGTGTAATGATATGctatatctttttccattaaaaaaatgaaaaatagaactcgGTAAAGTTTGCATGCAGAATTCTCATTTCAGGAATGGTAAgcacttacatatatacaaatccCACATGTTTCTGTATGCAtaaaatctcatttattcctcagagGAGGTTTTCACTAATAGGACAAATATAACAAAGCAACTGATAAAGACTCGAATAATCAATGCTCAAAAAACTTGCTgttgagcgcctgggtggctcagatggttaagcatctaccttcggctcaggtcatgatcccagggtcctgggatcgagtcccgcatcgggctccctgctccttgggagcctgcttctccctctgcctctctctctctctgtctctcatgaataaataaataaaatctttaaaaaaaaaaagcttgctgttttaaatttatttagataaATATCTTTGGCTTAATTAGATATAAATTTCCTTTATAtaggtcatttatttttgagaaggtGTGAAAACAAAACGGGATATTGCAAGAAGAAATGCAGTAGTAGAGAACTTCGAAAAGATCATTTGAAATGGAGATGTAACAGACATAAGTTGTGCTGTGTTCTGGCTATCGACAACAAGATTAAACCCTTAAgttccagaaataaaatcttcatgcCAACTGTTAAGAATCAACAACTATCAACTACTAAGAAACTGATAACTACACTAATGGTGATCACTACTTCCACTATTTGAAATTTCAGCCTCTGTCTCCTTATAGGATCCCTGGTTCATTAAAGCAAAGGAAGAGCCTTATTTTGGGTCCAGTCTTCTCTCTCTACTGCCTCCCCACTGTCCCTCCACTCACGTCAAATCTCCATAGCACCAGCAGTGCCAGGGGAGGGATGCAAATAAGACAGATGCAAGACACAAGTGAGGCTCAGTCCAAAACACTCATTAGGGACTGATGGACATTAGTGGTGTCATCACTAAAGACAGATTGCAGCCCACAGGCCCACAATCTGCCAGCAGTGATTATCAAACTTTTAAGTACATCAGAAACACCTGGAGAGACTGCTAAAACACAGACTTCTGGCCCCCACTTCCAGTTTCTGATTCTGTGGGATAGCCTGAGAATTAGCATTACtcacaagttcccaagtgatgttGGTGTTGCTGGTCAATGAgtcatactttgagaaccaccggCCCATAATATGGAATGCTTGAAGGCTTCCTCCTACAGATTGAAGGCAtttaccaaaatttttttttttaagattttatttattttctgagagagagagcacaagccggggagagacagaaggagagagaaaagcaggctgcccctgagcagggagcccaacatgggcctcgatcatgacctaagccgaagggagatgcctaaccaactgagccacccaggcacctgccaaatatttttaagtggttaCTAATACAAAAGCATTCCTACAAAGAGCTTTCATATCCATTTTCTTACTGGATTTCCTACAACAACCTTAGGATATAGGTATTCTGACCTCacttcagagaagagaaatactgATTTGTAGACATTTGAACTGAGATGGACTTAACTGACCATTAAGAGCACTCTCTCACTATACTTTGATATTatccaattttcttctttccatggAAATCTGAATATAAAGGCCAACTTAGGATAGAAGGGAGAGCAAGAGTTCTGTAGTGTGACCTAAATACTGGTTTATTTAGCCATTCATGTTTATTCATAGGACTTAAAAGCTGCTCACATAAGTCAGAGGAAGTAATCAGAATGAAATATCACCTTCATTTATTCTAGATCTTCTCCAGAAGATTGGCCTCTGCCTCCTCAAACAGATACATCTATGATCTATGATATAATTCAGCAGAGGAGATTTGAGGGGTGGGTCATCCCAAACTAGCAGGACATCATTGCCTTTTACTCCCATGGCTCTCGTTGTAGGCAGAACTCGTGAACTCACACAGGAAGGGGGGTGGACAGAGGCAGGTCACTTCAGCAGAGGAGGGCAGTAGAAAAAAACATGAGCTTTACAGTCAGACATCTATGAGGTCATTCATGGTCCCccatctattcatctattcagTCTGTAGACAATTGATTTCCCACCTTCAAGCCTAAGTTTATGAagctgaagaacagagaaaacatttAGTCCCTCTCAGAGCACTTTGAAGGCTGCCAGAGTAGTATATTCAAATTTACTTACAACATAGGGACTTAGCCATAGCAGGCTGCTGATTCCTGGGTGAAGAGCAGAAAGGCAGATTTCCCGAGGGCCCTGCCCACTAGACCATGGCTGCTCTGCATGGGTATGGTGATTGGAAGACATGTTTCACCTGGGGGTAAGCTCATTACAATGCAGAGAAGGCTGTGACAGAGGTTAGGAACATAAGATCTCACTGAACAACCAGATGGGATTTTAAAGGCTCCTGATAGAACTCACTGTGCTTTCCTCTCACCAATCACCTTGATCACTATCTTGAAAACATCTGAGAGCTATGATCACTGTGATTACAGATGAGGAATATCATTTTAGTGCTGCAGCCTGAAACTTTACCCTCCTGTCCTTTTCCCTTACATCCATTCCTTCTTCATCCCATGCTTGAACTTAGGTGGCAAATAACCTTTCTCTGCTTTGTGGTTTTGCGGAGAAAAGGAACCTTCATTGTATGAGAATCACAATGTGCCAAGCACATTGATGCACAGTGTCATTAAATAAAAGCCttatataataattatgataaCATGATTAAAGCTGAGGAAACTGGAGCAAAACATATCTAGGTTCTCCTTTTACTACATTTACTTATTATGTGGTCTTTACCTCAATTTATTCATTGGTAAGGCAGGTATAATCACACACCAACCTCCTGGAATaggtctaaaaattaaataagtcacTTTGAATACTGAGCATAGTCTCTGGTACTTAATGAAATGCTACAAAATGTAGgtttaaaaaaagtatgtgagGTATATaggttattcccattttaaatatgaaaaatctgAGTTCCTGTAGAGAAAGAGTCTTGACCAAGAACAGACAGCCACATTTGGGAAGCAGTTCTGCTGGTCCCAAGGCCATATCTCTAACCTATTTCATGCTAAATCTGAAGGTATCCTCAAGGCTGACTTCTAACCTGTTAGCTTTTCATCCTGCAGAGCAACAAAGTCCTCAAGTATGAGCTCTGAAAACCATGCACATTCTTACCTGTGCATTCAGGCTCTAGTGTCTGAATAAatcttttccttaaataaattaaatgagaattCAGTTTCAATGCACATCAGTATTTGAGTCTAATAATGACACTGAAAAGTTTGATTCCAAGACTAATGATAACCACAAAGTAGAAacctgtaataaaaaaaaatacgcaAAATATAAAGATAACGGAATCAAAGCATATTACTATGGAAAATTGTCAAATCACAAAAGAAGATTGTAAGAGAgatagaaaggaataaaagatctgcaaaacacccagaaaacaattaacaaaaggGCACTAGTAAGTCCCTTACTTGGGATTTAGTACTTTTTGCtaattattcagccttaaaaagagagggaaattcTACCATTGCAACCATACAGATGAAcgtggaggatattatgctaagtgaaataagccagacacagaagggcaAATATCAAGTGATCACACTTGCATGtggaacttaaaagaaaaaaattaaactcacagtaacagaaagtagaatggtagttactGGAGACTGGGagtgggggaaaggaggggatAATAATCAAGGGTACAAACCTTCAGTTATAAGATTAATAAGTTCTGAagacctaatgtacagcatagtgactatagttagtaACAATATGTTGTACTTGAAATTTGGTAATAGAGtagatctcaagtgttctcaccacacacacacaaatggtaactatatgaagtgatggatatgttaattagtttgACTTTggtaagcatttcacaaagtatacatatat is part of the Neomonachus schauinslandi chromosome 10, ASM220157v2, whole genome shotgun sequence genome and harbors:
- the DEFB126 gene encoding beta-defensin 126; the encoded protein is MKSLLFILAIFFLLAHLVSGHLFLRRCENKTGYCKKKCSSRELRKDHLKWRCNRHKLCCVLAIDNKIKPLSSRNKIFMPTVKNQQLSTTKKLITTLMVITTSTI